In Drosophila gunungcola strain Sukarami chromosome X unlocalized genomic scaffold, Dgunungcola_SK_2 000050F, whole genome shotgun sequence, one DNA window encodes the following:
- the LOC128261092 gene encoding DNA replication complex GINS protein PSF3 yields the protein MNYFPNYYSIEDIFVTQEKVECRVNTKLQRMGFLDSGADTDDLEPGRTVNLPLWYIKELKVNNAYFTVSVPEIYRNVHKAVCEAETTHIELGRLHPYFYEFGRYLTPYDRNHVIGRIIFETLRQRVRHLLDISKSDGQAAKAEHRLDNIEAKLHEAGVRTNSQYIEWLQMTGNKIRTSVLVEEHQKKRRRADRSDDEGEVLPNSKRATL from the exons ATGAACTATTTCCCGAACTACTACTCCATCGAGGACATCTTCGTGACCCAGGAGAAGGTGGAGTGCCGGGTGAACACGAAGCTGCAGCGGATGG GCTTCCTGGACTCCGGCGCCGATACGGATGATTTGGAGCCCGGGCGCACGGTCAACCTGCCGCTCTGGTACATCAAGGAGCTGAAGGTGAACAACGCCTACTTCACCGTCTCCGTGCCGGAGATCTACCGCAACGTGCACAAGGCCGTCTGCGAGGCGGAGACCACCCACATCGAGCTGGGGCGCCTGCATCCGTACTTCTACGAGTTCGGCCGCTACCTGACGCCCTACGATCGCAACCACGTCATCGGGCGCATCATCTTCGAGACGCTGCGACAGCGGGTGCGCCACTTGCTGGACATCTCCAAGAGCGACGGCCAGGCGGCCAAGGCGGAGCACCGGCTGGACAACATAGAGGCCAAGCTCCATGAGGCGGGTGTGCGCACCAACAGCCAG TACATCGAATGGCTGCAGATGACGGGCAACAAGATCCGGACCTCGGTGCTGGTCGAGGAGCACCAGAAGAAGCGGCGGCGGGCGGATCGCAGCGATGACGAGGGCGAGGTCCTGCCCAATAGCAAGCGGGCCACCTTATGA
- the LOC128261065 gene encoding uncharacterized protein LOC128261065: MEPCDRGPERAMRQYLSQLLETGTTRSTGCLDRFLVRGMTNFPPPPPPSPPSSSSIEGKASRCSLFERLLCGGSRRSERLLVPDLATEWFRKQKVFLDKLTPKELAALSDGLAADKGSDSLHRQQASSGLAGQRKDSDGGPVSKLATCLPATESRSPGNPFLIGKGPTEEFPMRSPSPRRCKKLHGRGSCSCLRSRGAGAPYDCPFQADGQPMAGECLAARRTEPLLPRQRRKFDLRQAPQRRLDPALFRRISPEFFRILASYEAAMSEVCPLYGISMQHWGETAACCPCEEHSHLKPRFLGDDAVAGTAIVPPTWPSVESRGVPEKEPPAKRQTEKRTARSRKDHPDRVIKTCSNDTCANESCHLGRENENKSKDEPNFSEDERQGQRRRRHGYKHPPFLVYSDDERQEQRLGQHVQSQSSNPNPAESRRSVDQQGRRLDQQVSRQSDDQSSNLPEKRRKFGSCFRRPRQPYGTACVPSNFAPPPAHSLGDSPAFQPVQPPAHSTAHSTDYSTSYPVAHSTDHSTAHSTAYPAAHSTAHSTAYPAAHSTAYPAAHSTAHSTAYPTAHSTDHSTAYPSAHSTAHPAAHSTAHSIDHSTAYPTAHSTDHSTASPQNVITKSEHQPPNKGIFGGFTGICKRCMEPGRHLFYNLNANYQHNRERYGQMRQNKKRQKERERELERERERQRLTEDQVDRDSSTTLRPPVPSEVGTQTEKVESEQTLAFRTPASERTLAEWNQGAMLPPATSVVASQCQADCQCGLPQEAFQLPPVRGCTCPTEQRGRQRSTRIPRKSSTETDYSKCGHRVRACYLANDFHQLMRRVAKKRPRPITQVPGRPKVKGVSTKTKEQAARSEEPATTDASLPNPAAQVKVPTMPKRKPKPMAIAAQQPEQSPTKHLNITYAATEIPKMQKIRKKKVQSSREASSRSDIPSVRGQPQEIPSDKQKESQSSTYSPKPSNRKPYTLQGGSPRAPSPKNKQEAKVSCPRDSRPRNWRPDPRPSNWSASKRRSQRWAPSRCSSASSSGRSHPEAFSAVSDYCKSKASCISRAPAPNNISGTSNWSPPKTRENASKMQERRRSLQSNSSYAPTSDAYSSQYSRTWQQEDQYQCSNLKSVNEKPPTQWQAPLVPGRFSWVDPTRAPSHLETGRRYYTDTQVPGRQCSCRSLRSKSSIRALSSNTDSVRCPCAPAPSVASVDPPLELLNAKEEEEEQCYCYSYQPQTSDQQPVENTYLQPSTNPSPQACDCRRTKPALFSTALRWEPQQHHHARTLLRTQRPPPQKHQQFYTRYHHYPAESLAVQQQRREWVPEYQAHNHCPCDTNQRWDELVENTPHYTAHNYPMQGIQNDDDLRHNPYPRQANSFARQGRDRAGAITAAAQGLRGLVNALGGGRHRPRHNHNPRESNQQEDYYHETTIDPREVPSQQSARYGGEQVEQERNRPDYNCNLPMEAAPLKAPYSSASLPRNNYSNFNVYSRRPNKGGECNYYLPTDGMPNSYNDRRNMNGEQSVGVRESGRSSQFRFFGSDMDSHRRTTSIPKRGRQTGGASPLVDEPFKTSTPLAIFLDSLRAKHAASEIVAKTAQQPEPRGVTILGKTLAKTTQVHQSHGTSSASDDDADADDCLDLRHRRMRSPAQETMAFPSTYTGLLEEQILGEYLPRPRYKRRT, translated from the coding sequence ATGGAGCCGTGTGATCGCGGACCGGAGAGGGCCATGCGGCAGTACCTGTCCCAGCTGTTGGAGACCGGCACCACCCGCTCCACGGGCTGCCTGGACCGCTTCCTCGTGAGGGGCATGACCAACTtcccaccgccaccgccaccgtcACCGCCCTCGTCGTCGTCCATCGAAGGCAAGGCGTCGCGCTGCTCCCTCTTCGAGCGGCTCCTGTGCGGCGGAAGTCGGAGGTCGGAACGTCTGCTGGTGCCCGATCTGGCCACCGAGTGGTTCCGCAAGCAGAAGGTCTTCCTGGACAAGCTCACGCCGAAGGAGCTGGCCGCCCTGAGCGATGGACTGGCGGCGGATAAGGGCAGCGACTCTCTTCATCGCCAGCAGGCAAGTTCAGGCCTTGCAGGCCAAAGGAAGGATTCAGATGGGGGGCCAGTGAGCAAGCTGGCCACATGTCTGCCCGCCACGGAGTCCAGAAGTCCGGGTAATCCCTTCCTGATCGGCAAAGGCCCAACGGAGGAATTCCCAATGCGCAGCCCGAGTCCCCGGCGCTGCAAGAAGCTGCACGGACGAGGCAGCTGCTCCTGCCTGCGGAGTCGAGGAGCAGGTGCCCCGTACGACTGCCCCTTCCAGGCCGATGGACAACCCATGGCCGGCGAGTGTTTGGCAGCACGCCGGACGGAGCCGCTGCTGCCGCGCCAGCGCCGCAAGTTCGACTTGCGACAGGCGCCGCAACGGCGGCTCGATCCGGCCCTCTTTCGCCGCATCTCGCCGGAGTTCTTCCGCATCCTGGCCAGCTACGAGGCGGCCATGAGCGAGGTCTGTCCGCTCTACGGCATCTCCATGCAGCACTGGGGCGAGACGGCGGCCTGTTGTCCATGCGAGGAGCACTCCCACTTAAAGCCGCGCTTCCTCGGCGACGATGCGGTGGCGGGCACTGCCATTGTGCCTCCCACTTGGCCGTCAGTTGAGTCCCGAGGAGTGCCAGAGAAGGAGCCACCCGCTAAGAGACAAACGGAGAAGAGAACTGCGAGATCTCGCAAGGACCATCCGGATAGGGTCATAAAGACCTGCAGCAACGACACCTGCGCCAATGAATCCTGCCACCTAGGTAGGGAAAACGAGAATAAGTCTAAGGATGAGCCGAATTTCTCCGAGGATGAGCGGCAGGGACAAAGGCGTAGGAGGCATGGCTACAAGCACCCACCATTTCTGGTTTACTCCGACGACGAGCGGCAGGAGCAAAGGCTTGGCCAGCATGTCCAATCCCAATCGTCCAATCCCAATCCCGCCGAGAGTCGCCGGTCGGTGGATCAGCAGGGGCGAAGACTTGACCAGCAGGTCAGCAGGCAGTCGGACGACCAATCGAGCAATCTCCCCGAGAAACGGAGGAAGTTCGGCAGTTGCTTCCGCCGGCCAAGACAGCCATATGGGACAGCCTGTGTTCCCTCAAATTTCGCTCCGCCACCTGCTCACTCACTAGGTGATTCGCCTGCATTTCAACCGGTTCAGCCACCTGCTCATTCAACTGCTCATTCAACTGATTATTCAACCTCTTATCCAGTTGCTCATTCAACTGATCATTCAACTGCTCATTCAACTGCTTATCCAGCTGCTCATTCAACTGCTCATTCAACTGCTTATCCAGCTGCTCATTCAACTGCTTATCCAGCTGCTCATTCAACTGCTCATTCAACTGCTTATCCAACTGCTCATTCGACTGATCATTCAACTGCTTATCCATCTGCTCATTCAACTGCTCATCCAGCTGCTCATTCAACTGCTCATTCAATCGATCATTCAACTGCTTATCCAACTGCTCATTCAACTGATCATTCAACTGCTTCTCCGCAAAACGTAATAACCAAAAGCGAGCACCAGCCACCAAACAAGGGCATTTTCGGCGGATTCACCGGCATCTGCAAGCGCTGCATGGAGCCGGGTCGCCACCTGTTCTACAATTTGAACGCCAACTACCAGCATAACCGGGAGAGGTATGGCCAGATGCGTCAGAACAAGAAGCGGCAAAAGGAACGCGAGCGGGAGctggagcgggagcgggagcggcAGCGATTGACCGAGGATCAGGTGGACAGGGACAGCAGCACCACGCTGAGACCCCCCGTCCCATCCGAAGTTGGTACCCAGACGGAAAAAGTGGAGAGCGAACAGACCCTGGCCTTTCGCACGCCCGCAAGTGAACGAACTTTGGCGGAATGGAACCAGGGAGCAATGTTACCGCCGGCGACGTCTGTGGTGGCGTCACAATGCCAGGCGGACTGCCAGTGTGGACTGCCCCAGGAGGCCTTCCAACTGCCGCCCGTCAGGGGGTGCACTTGCCCGACGGAACAGCGGGGACGGCAGCGAAGCACCAGGATTCCCAGGAAGTCCTCCACCGAGACGGACTACTCCAAGTGTGGCCATCGGGTTCGGGCCTGCTATTTGGCCAATGATTTCCACCAGCTGATGCGGCGCGTGGCCAAGAAGAGGCCAAGACCTATCACTCAAGTTCCAGGTAGACCCAAGGTGAAGGGTGTTTCCACCAAAACGAAAGAGCAAGCTGCCAGGTCAGAGGAACCAGCGACCACTGATGCCTCACTGCCAAATCCTGCAGCCCAAGTAAAAGTGCCAACCATGCCCAAAAGGAAACCAAAGCCAATGGCCATTGCAGCACAGCAGCCGGAACAGAGTCCAACCAAGCACTTGAACATCACTTATGCGGCCACCGAAATTCCCAAGATGCAGAAGATCAGGAAGAAGAAAGTGCAGTCCTCAAGGGAAGCCTCTTCGCGAAGTGACATTCCCTCGGTGAGGGGCCAACCCCAAGAGATACCAAGCGACAAACAAAAGGAAAGCCAAAGCAGCACCTATTCCCCTAAGCCCAGTAATAGGAAGCCATACACTTTACAAGGAGGATCGCCGAGAGCCCCATCCCCAAAGAACAAGCAAGAGGCAAAGGTTAGTTGCCCCCGGGACAGTCGTCCGAGGAATTGGCGACCAGATCCCAGGCCATCTAATTGGAGTGCAAGCAAGAGGCGGAGTCAGAGGTGGGCACCTTCGCGCTGCTCCTCCGCCAGTTCCTCTGGACGATCGCATCCAGAGGCGTTCAGTGCAGTGAGTGACTACTGCAAGTCCAAGGCCAGCTGCATTTCGAGAGCTCCAGCTCCAAACAACATCTCAGGCACCTCCAACTGGTCGCCACCAAAGACTCGCGAGAATGCTTCGAAAATGCAAGAGCGCCGGCGGAGCCTCCAGTCCAACTCATCCTATGCTCCAACCTCCGATGCCTACTCCAGTCAATATTCAAGAACGTGGCAACAAGAGGATCAGTATCAATGCTCGAACTTGAAGTCGGTCAACGAAAAGCCACCGACCCAATGGCAAGCTCCTTTGGTTCCGGGCAGATTCAGTTGGGTAGATCCCACCAGAGCACCCTCGCATTTGGAGACGGGTCGTCGCTACTACACGGACACACAGGTGCCAGGACGGCAGTGCAGCTGTCGCTCCCTGCGCTCGAAGAGCTCCATCCGGGCACTCAGCTCCAACACGGACAGTGTGAGGTGTCCCTGTGCTCCAGCTCCATCGGTGGCCAGTGTGGATCCACCCCTTGAGCTGCTGAATGcaaaggaggaggaggaggagcagtgCTATTGTTACAGCTATCAGCCTCAAACTTCAGACCAACAACCAGTGGAGAACACATATCTCCAGCCCTCCACCAACCCATCCCCACAAGCGTGTGACTGCAGACGAACCAAGCCAGCTTTATTCAGTACCGCTCTGAGGTGGGAGCCACAACAGCACCACCATGCCCGCACCCTACTGCGCACCCAACGTCCTCCGCCCCAGAAACACCAACAGTTCTACACAAGATACCATCACTACCCAGCTGAGAGTTTAGCagtgcaacaacaacgcaGGGAGTGGGTTCCAGAGTACCAAGCCCACAATCACTGTCCATGCGATACTAACCAAAGATGGGATGAGCTGGTGGAAAACACGCCACACTACACGGCGCATAACTACCCAATGCAGGGGATTCAGAACGATGATGACCTAAGGCATAACCCCTATCCCAGGCAAGCCAATAGCTTCGCCAGGCAGGGAAGGGATCGAGCTGGAGCCATTACCGCCGCAGCTCAGGGACTTCGTGGTCTGGTGAATGCTTTGGGGGGAGGTCGCCATAGACCGCGACACAATCACAACCCTAGAGAAAGCAATCAACAAGAAGATTATTACCACGAAACGACAATCGACCCCAGAGAGGTGCCCAGCCAGCAAAGTGCTCGATATGGTGGCGAACAGGTGGAACAGGAGCGAAATCGACCAGACTACAACTGCAATCTTCCAATGGAGGCAGCACCTCTGAAGGCTCCATACAGTTCGGCCTCGCTGCCCAGAAACAACTACTCAAATTTCAACGTCTACTCAAGGAGGCCCAACAAAGGAGGTGAATGTAACTACTACTTGCCCACGGATGGAATGCCCAACAGCTACAATGACCGACGAAACATGAATGGGGAACAATCAGTTGGAGTAAGGGAAAGTGGAAGATCGTCTCAGTTCCGTTTCTTTGGCTCTGATATGGATTCCCACAGGAGAACGACTTCCATTCCCAAAAGAGGACGGCAAACTGGAGGAGCTTCACCTCTTGTCGATGAGCCCTTTAAGACGTCCACGCCACTGGCCATCTTTCTGGACAGTTTGAGAGCGAAACATGCTGCCTCTGAAATTGTGGCTAAAACGGCACAACAACCGGAGCCCAGAGGAGTCACCATCCTGGGAAAAACTCTAGCGAAAACTACACAAGTACACCAGAGCCACGGCACCTCGTCCGCCAGTGATGATGACGCAGATGCGGATGACTGCCTGGACTTAAGGCACAGGCGGATGCGCAGTCCCGCGCAGGAGACCATGGCCTTTCCATCCACCTACACGGGACTCCTGGAGGAGCAAATCCTCGGCGAGTATCTGCCCAGGCCGCGATACAAGCGCAGGACGTAG